TGAGAGATAGATACCtggagagaaaacagagagaggagaaaggggagaatgaGAGATACCTGGAACACAAAggcagaaaaaggaagggagactgaggcaaaaatgCAGAGATGAGatgaaaagcagagagagaggaaggagaggagagaaaataagagacTGGGAGAAAAATCCCTAGAAAAGAAACAATGCAGAGCCTGCAGCTGTGTGCGCAAAACTCTTTCACTGCCCCTCTGCATCCGGTGCCCATTCTCCTAATCACCTTCCTCCCCCTCTTGCTttacccctccccactcccacccagtTGTCCTCTGGCTGGGGATCAGAGGAGAAGGAATTTTctcagaattgcacctgaggaaGGCATGGGGTGAGGGTGAAAGAAGTGAGGAGCTGAGATTGAcgtagaaaaaggaaggaaaataaagagatggaagagaaagagagccaAGGGcaaaaatggagggagaaagaggttaatgataatagctgatatttattttagtgtttttaaggttccatttattatctcacaacaaccctgcaaagttggttgctattactatcctcatttaacaaatgagactgagactcagagagggtaagtgatttttcctggggtcacacagttctTAAGAGTCTGAGATGGGATTTTTAACCAGTACTTCCAGACTCCAGATTTGGTGTTCTGTCCATTACAACATACTGGTTAAAAGAgcattctcctttcctttttcaggaGCCAGATAGAAGTCTGGctttcatataaaatataaagtttttttttaaaatacttctaattttaaaaaaagagataaaaaattatattctgGACACGAACCAAAGCTAGCTCTCCTTTATAATAGAAACCAGTTGCCTACCAATGAACCAAATGTTTACCTGCTGCTTCCATAAATAAGTGATTCCAAAGTTCCTCCAGTGACATCTAGGCTGTAGGGGATCCACAGGCTAGGGCTGGGTCCAGGACACACAGTTCCCCAGGAGACAGTAGGACTAGTGGTTTGAGAGGTGCTTCCTTCAgttattcaaaaaacatttattaagagcctactatgtgctaggcactgtgctaatttctggggatacaaaaggaagcaaaagacagttcccgCTCTTAAGGATCTCACAATTtaataggggagaaaacatgcaaacaaatgcaAACAGAGGAAACATACACAGTTTGGGGATGTAACATGTCaaagttagggttagaattaaggtgAGAAGGTAGGTACTCTGaagtcttttctcccttttagaGGAACTTGGTCCCAGCAGATAGGTAGGGCCTGACTGAGCACAGGTCAGAACTGGATCCCAGGCTGCAGACAGAGGCTTTGGGGCACTTTGATAAGTGGTCTGGGAAGGAATTGATGATGGAGTGtggtgggagagaggagaaggtcCCTTTCCTGGCCCCCTGCTCCCAACCCAGGCTACTCTGGGTCATTAAGGCCACCCCATATGGCCAGGGGTTGGACCCACACCTGGTTGTGAATAGCCTTTCCCTCTTCTACCAGGCTCTGGTGAAAAGGAAACCACAAACCTGACCCAAATTCCCaggggggtggggaaggtctCAGCCTTCAACTGGGTTCCCCCCTTAACATCTGTGCGATCCCATTTGGCCTCACTGGGGAGTCTGAGTCTATAGTCTGGAGGGCACCCCATCCCTGATTATACTAGCTGAGATGTTTTCAAGAGGCCAAATTTATGCTCTTTGCAGAATTTACAAGGCTGTGCATTACTATGAGTATTAGGAAGGGTCTGGAGAAAACTGACTTTCTCCttacatttctctttctgtttttctatttctctgtttatttgtatctgtctttgtctctttatcTTTCTAATCTCTCCAAAAGGAAtaataaaatttttcctttttggaccAAGTTGGGTTGGATGGGAAAGATAAGGTGGTTGGAAAGATCTTTCAACTGACAGTCCAAAGACCTAGGTTTGACTGGTTCTGCACTTGCAAATTATGTCACTGCCCCTTTTGGGGAACCctagtttcttcatatataaaatgatcaAACCAGACTAGATAAGCTCTCAGATTTCCTTCAGCTCTGATCTTCTATTTGAATATATAGGAACTCTACATAAAATATATGAGCTCTATAGAgctatatatctatacctatatgaTATTCTATGGCAGTATACAGAGTGCCAGATATAGAGTCAAGAAGcccagggttcaaatctgacctcagtcatttactagctatgtcatgctaggcaagtcacttaacctctggttacctcagttttctcatctgcaaaatggaaataatgataacacctatctcccagggttgttgtgaggactgaatgaaATAATTATTGTAAAACCCTTAGCAAAGGGCCTGGTATATACATTTTAGCTGCTATTCATCCCAGTCGTTACCTGTGGCATGCATGCATTGAAAGGGGAAAGGGCCAGGTAGTGGCTCCTTTTGTTATCATCTTAAAGATTTGGAATACAATTCAGCTAGCACAGGAGGAGGGAAGACAGCCTCTGGTTCAGATAAGAGAATCCCTGCCCTTTGGAGCTTACAGTTGGGTATCATGGGTAACTATATATACACTATCACACAGTAAAGACATGAGCACTGCTTCTCTGCCCCCATGAGTCTTCATCAACCCAGCTTGGTTCAAATATACATTCCTGTCCTGTGAAAATCACTATGGAAGTGAGGAGGGTGGCTTGGTGGTGGGAAAACTAGGAAGTATTTTTGAGGAATGAGATTGGGAAGCAGTGATTTGGAGACATCTGATTTGTCAACTATAAAGCACTATATTAAATGTGAGCTTTTAAGTaaaaaaatctagagaaagaTATTAAAAGAAGGGAAGCAGGGAAAGGATGAGGTTTTTCCAAAACACGGGAACAGGTACCAGAAAAGGTTGGGATAAAGGACATGGGAAAAGAAAGGCTTCATTTTGTATCAGGGTCAGTGTGGCTACTTGTACTCCCGGACCCTGGTGGACATGCTGGGGAAGGGGGCACCCACCTTTATCTGCACTTAGACactttcagttccttcatctgcaaGTGAATATAAGAATACTTGAGTtgcctgcttcacagggttgttgggaggatattGCTCTGGAAATGTGAAGTGTTATTATGTGAAATATATGCCTACATATTAATATGTGTGTAGATTACTGGTATCGGGGGGCTTCCAATTAAGAATTTCCCCTACCAAATTAAAGCAGCATCCAGTTGTCCTGTTTAGGATCACTGTAGCCAGTATGGGCAGAACTcgaatccagatctttctgactttaaaagTATCTCTCTATCCAAACCATCCTGCATAAAAAATAAGAGCTGAATGTGTTATTTTCTCTCTGAACTCCATCCAAAAAGGATGAGATGATAATGGTACTTGCTAGTATCCATCCTTCACTGCAACCATACCTCTTCCCTGGGACCTATTTGTTAAACTAAGACTTCCTGATTCTAACACCAAGCCTACCCTACTCTCACAAATTCTCTTGGGGGAAACAGCAGTCTCCAGCACGCTGCCTTTCCCCTTTCAgctccttttgtctctttttcctcacactttctttttttccggTAGCCTCGTGTCCTTAATCTGGGGGGTCTTGAGCTGGCTGTTCACACCTGGCCTGGCACTATAGGCCCTGGAAGGggcggggagagggggagagaaggatggGGTCCTGGAGGCGGTGCTGGAGGGAGGCGGTGTCCAGGGACTCTCGGTCTTGATATAAAGCACTGGGCGGGCGCTGACCAGCTCCATTCCAAGGTCCAGATGCGAGATGGTGACCCGGGATCGAGCAGAGAACAGGGATAGTCCCAAGgtaagggagagggggaaggaagaggaggcacCCAAGCCGTTTGAAAAACAAATGgaggacacagagagaaaaagttTCCTACTTTGGGGGTACTTTTGGAGGGAGGGTCCAGAAGGACCCAAAAGAGAAGGCAAGGTGGTCATGGCCATAGAGCCCTGGGGGTCCAGTAATGGAGgcggaaaagaggaagaagggggcaGAGAACAAAGACAGCAAGGAAAGAGGGGGAGcacaggggagaaaaagaaacacaaggtAAGACCTGAGAATCCCAGGGAAGACCGTAGAACTGAGGTGAGGGGAGACCAAGGGAAAGAATAAAGCCAGAGAAtagataggaaggagagaaagagacgaTGGCTAGGAAGAGATGGTGGGTAGAGGGTCCGGGTGAAAAGAGGGGTTGGGATCAGGGAGAAGGGAAACTAGGAATAAGTTTTAGAGAAAGATCAAAGAGAAGGAGAAACCTAGGAGAGGTGAAAAGGTTGGAGAAGGCGGAGGGGGAGTCTTGCTAAGGGCAATAAATCAGGAGGGAAAAACGGAAAAAAAGTGTTGTGCACAGAACAAGCGCTTGTTGCCTGATTGATAGAGATATAGAGTAGagaaagaggtagagagagacggaggaagaggaagaaaaatatcaccattttaaggaaggaaaagacagacggaggaagagaggaacagggagacagagaaagacacggTGAAAAAATAgagatggaggggaagaaaactaAAAAGACAGAACCAGAGAAAAACGGGGGGGGGGgacagaaaaaggaaggggacagacaaaagagaaggggaaactaGAGGCGTGAAGATGAAAATAtagaaaggaagttcaaaaataaGGCAGGCAGACAAGTGGGGGGGGAAGTAAAgactggggaagaggaggagagatgggagaagtAAAAGAGTGGGGTGAAAGCACAGAACACTGAGGTAGGTGGAATGGGAGCCGAGAAGGGAACGAACTACTGAATCCTGAACTGCATAATGGGGGAGGCAGGTGGACAGGGCACCGAGAGCCTAGGGGTATAGAATGCTGGGACTAGTTATAAGGTGGGAGAGCCTCTGGGCCCTGAGGAGTTTCGGAGCGGGTAGTTGGGGCAGCAGGTCTGTGGCTGAGTTTCGGGTATGGCTCGGTCCGgcctcccctcttcccactcaCAGATGCTGAAACCGCTAGTGGAGAAGCGGCGCCGGGATCGTATCAATCGGAGCCTAGAGGAGCTTAGGCTACTGTTGCTGGAGAGGACCCGGGACCAGGTCAGTGAAGTCgccttcccttcctccactccTATCCCCTTAGGGACCCAGGTATCCTGAATGCCAATATCCAAGATCCTCAGGGACTCAGGTGTTTTGTTCCTAGCCCTGTCTCAGAACCTTCAGGGTCCCATGTGTCCGATCCTTAGTCCTAGCACTTAGTGACTTCCAAAGATCTAAAGGTCTGCTTCTCCAGCCTTCAAGATCTCCTAGGGACTCAGGAGTCAGTCCTCCCAGACCCTATAGGAACCCCCACTTGTGTCCCTccaattctcagtttcctcagtaacCCAGCTACTAGGCCCTACAGTCCCCATATCaccactttccttttcttcctttggggAACCCACTTAATTCGCtgccccaacccccaccccagaaAAATCTGTCTCCCAGTGACCTAAGCCATGTTCCCCGCCCCTCCCCAGCCCAGTTTCGGAATCCCAATCTTCGGACCTCCCCCGGCCCCCTGCCCCCTTCGCGCgagtcccttcccactccctttccttctcctcccctccgtTCCCCTCCCGCCCCCCTCTGCTCTGCTGCAGTGGATATCGTCCCGGTGGAATGAATCCCCGTTCTTGGGCCCcgcttctctcttccccctcccactttcccccctctctcccccctccctgtctctctccccttacTCCATCATGCCTCTAGAACCTGCGGAACCCGAAAGTGGAGAAGGCTGAGATCCTGGAGTTCGCCGTAGGCTACTTGAGGGACCGGAGCCGGGCCGAGCCCCCGGGTACAACGGGTACAACGCGCTGGGCCGGGGCTGCCGGGACGGGGAGGGCAGAGCGGGATGGAACGGGGGAGAAGCAGAGAAGGGGAGAGCAGATAAGCGGTGGGGATCGGAGAGGGGGATGTAAGGACCGAAGGGTGGGAAGATGGTGTGTCCCCCAGGGCTCCCCCCTCAAGGTGAAGGTAATCGTGATGATAATGAATAACACAcacgtctgtctgtctctgtgtctcgcCCTCGCGGTCTCTGTCTACGTGTTCCACTGCCATCGATCCGCTGATCTCCTGGTGCCCTCCTTTCTCCGTTTGGTTTTCCCTTCTCCTTGATCCTACGACCCCTcccctctgtctcctcctccccacgCCTCTATGCCCCCGGTTCTCTTTATGGTCTTATTTACGTGCGCCCCTCATCTGTCTCCATGCACCCTCACATCTGTCTGCATGCGCCCCATTTGTCTCCATatgcccccccacccctccccttcatctatctctgtctccgTGGCGGTGTCGACCTTCTTCTCCCCATTCCCATGTTTCCTTGCTCCCCTTCTGCCTCCCCATCGCACGTCACCACGCGTCCCCCCCCTTGTCTTCCCCCCTATACTGGCGCTACTTCCCTGCCCTGATTCCCCCTCTCCCTTGCTCCCCCCATCCCCCGCTCCAGGCGCCCCCCGATCCCCCACCCAGGACTCCGAGGCGCTGACCAGCTGCTACCTGTCCGGCTTCCGCGAGTGCCTCCTCCGTCTGGCAGCCTACGTCCACGAAGCCAACCCGGCATCGCGAGCCCAGCTCCTCTCCACCCTCCACAGCTACCTCCGGCCCAAGCAGAGCCGGCCCGAGCCCGGCGCTGGGGAGCCCCGCTGCCCGCCTCCTCGCCCCACGTTGGACCCCGCCGCCCTGCCGCCAGGCTCGATGCCTGCCCCTGCCCACCGTCACCCTCTCCTGCCCCCCACCAGCCCCCGCTCCGCCTGGTCCCAGACGCTCAGCACAACCTGGCCGAGGAACCTGGGCGCACGGGCGCCCCACACAGGACTCCGCCCTCCACAGAGACAAGAGAGGGCGCCGCCGGGGGGCAAGTCCCCGCCTGCCCCACCGCCCGCCTTCTGGAGACCTTGGCCCTGagctttttggggaggggggtaggGCGCTGGGGGCCGGAGGAGGGGGGCCGGGAGGAGAGGGGCGCAGGGAAGTGGTGGGGAGGGTGGGgcgtgagagagaaagagagaagactcCGCTTTGGAGGGCGGGGGAGGGGCTCGTGTCTGGGTGCATCCTCTTCTGGACCCGGGTGTCCCGGGGCGGGAACGCATGCCGTCTGGGGAGAGAGGGCGCAGGGCGGGGAGAGGTGGGGATAGCAGGTGCTGTGGTCGTGTCGAGAGTTTTGTTTATATAtagtatctatataaatatatatatatatattttccccttgtccctttcctcccccgttcctttcctccttcccctccgtTCCTCCAAGTCCCTCCCCTTCTCCGCCCGCCCCCGCGTCCCCCAGCCCCCTAGTGCATGGAATAAAGTGGTGATCGAACCCTTTCTCTCCGCGTCCTTTCCCCTCCgtcccccccttctcccctccccggGCCATGCCGCGAGCTGACAGGTAAGTGAGCCGAGAGAGCCGCGGGGAGGGCAGGAGGGAGTGGGAGAACATCTGAACGGGCCTCCCAGTTCCTCGCTCGCCCAGCTGGCCAAAGAccgtgaggggaaaaaaataaagcgaCTCTGGTGGGATTCGAACCCACAACCTTTGAATTGCTTTCTCGTCACTAGAAGTCCAATGCGCTATCCATTGCGCCACAGAGCCACCTGCCGGGCCTTTGCAGCTCGCGCCCTACAGCCGCCACCATCGCCGCCTAAGGGAGAATGGgcaagagggaggggaaggaaaagaaagaccgggaagaagagagggcaggGCGGGGCAGGGGGGCGGGGCCGGCGACCTGAGAAGGGTGTGTGTCCGGTGTGCCTCGGGGTGAAGGtgtagggggtgtgtgtgtgtgtgtgtctgtaggcTGTGTGCGGCCTGTCTGTCTGTGTGCATGCAGCGTGCGTCCGTGTGTGCTGCGTACGTCTGCGTGTCTGCGTGCCCGTGGTGTGTGCGTGCGTCTGCGCACGTCTGCCTGTCTGTGCGTGGCTACGTGTGGCCGGCAGCGTGTCCGCGTGTCGGCCGGGCCCCAGTCTGCCTGTCTGTTGGTCGGTGCGGCTGCCGATGACGTCGGCGTGGGAAGCTCCCTTCCCCCCACGCGGGGACGCAGGCTCGCCGGGGCGCGGCCTGCCCGCGTCTGCCCCCTCCTTCCCTGCACTCCTGCCCAGCCCGGATCCGGGGGCGGTAtagctccttcctcccatttgtcccTCTGCGTCCCgccccttttccccttccaatAAACTGATTCCATTTTGAATTCTCCCGAACACGtctggttcttttccctttttccctcccgaTGGCTTAGGCCCCACTTGTCGGTCTCCGGCGTTTTAGTCACACCTGTGACTCAGATGACTGATATAACCCCAAGGACAAAAGGACGATCCTGAAGCACTGAT
The DNA window shown above is from Notamacropus eugenii isolate mMacEug1 chromosome 2, mMacEug1.pri_v2, whole genome shotgun sequence and carries:
- the HES7 gene encoding transcription factor HES-7 isoform X2, which gives rise to MVTRDRAENRDSPKMLKPLVEKRRRDRINRSLEELRLLLLERTRDQNLRNPKVEKAEILEFAVGYLRDRSRAEPPGAPRSPTQDSEALTSCYLSGFRECLLRLAAYVHEANPASRAQLLSTLHSYLRPKQSRPEPGAGEPRCPPPRPTLDPAALPPGSMPAPAHRHPLLPPTSPRSAWSQTLSTTWPRNLGARAPHTGLRPPQRQERAPPGGKSPPAPPPAFWRPWP
- the HES7 gene encoding transcription factor HES-7 isoform X1, with the translated sequence MVTRDRAENRDSPKMLKPLVEKRRRDRINRSLEELRLLLLERTRDQNLRNPKVEKAEILEFAVGYLRDRSRAEPPGTTGAPRSPTQDSEALTSCYLSGFRECLLRLAAYVHEANPASRAQLLSTLHSYLRPKQSRPEPGAGEPRCPPPRPTLDPAALPPGSMPAPAHRHPLLPPTSPRSAWSQTLSTTWPRNLGARAPHTGLRPPQRQERAPPGGKSPPAPPPAFWRPWP